Proteins from one Gimesia maris genomic window:
- a CDS encoding ATP-dependent nuclease, producing MIKSIKLKFGSAPESLPVEFDMAPVTIFVGPNNSGKSKILKEIRRFCSEGRSHPNDLILEHLTFDQNNTPDEIPEEQIHLLKNIIQQPRDHEHTIPGYIYVGDKSKRKHVDERKLFSAFSKPNIDSYTFCCFFLDFHTLLIDGNNRTNLIPDSCMHDPDGHSSIAQSLFYDDVRREELRNIIYKTFHKHFVIDATSIGHLKIRLSENAPNSNLEERGFHHEAVEFHKKATSITDYSDGVKAFTGILAQIIAGDPQVIIIDEPEAFLAPTLSFKLGKEVAFSTTTSNKRLFVSTHSANFVMGCIQSGVPINIVRLTYQNNIPTARTLPENELKRLIRNPLFRSTGVLEGLFYESVIVTEADSDRAFYQEINERLLQLTKDRGIPNCLFLNAQNKQTVHQIIKPLRELGIPAVGLVDIDILKNGGKEWTHFMKCGFIPEARYTGLGQNRADIYKLFKDTGKCMKRDGGIELLSDDNKEAARDFFKQLADYGLFAVESGELESWLKYLEVPKKGHGPSWLIDIFERMGEDPESPEYVKPDTNDVWEFMDQIAAWFKNPKRKGIPT from the coding sequence GTGATTAAATCAATCAAGTTGAAATTTGGATCAGCTCCTGAAAGTTTACCCGTTGAATTTGACATGGCTCCTGTAACAATCTTTGTCGGTCCAAACAATTCTGGTAAGAGTAAAATTTTGAAGGAAATACGTCGCTTCTGTAGTGAAGGTAGATCACATCCTAATGACTTAATTCTTGAGCATCTCACTTTTGACCAAAATAATACCCCTGATGAAATCCCAGAAGAGCAAATTCATTTACTAAAAAACATTATACAGCAACCTAGAGATCATGAGCATACTATCCCAGGTTATATATATGTAGGTGATAAATCAAAACGTAAACATGTAGATGAGAGGAAACTCTTTTCGGCTTTTTCAAAACCAAATATAGATTCTTATACTTTTTGTTGTTTCTTTCTGGATTTCCACACCTTATTGATAGATGGAAATAATCGAACAAATCTTATCCCAGATTCTTGTATGCATGATCCAGATGGCCATAGTAGCATTGCTCAAAGTCTATTTTACGATGATGTCAGACGAGAAGAACTTCGTAATATTATTTACAAAACTTTTCATAAACATTTTGTAATTGATGCTACATCGATTGGTCACCTTAAAATTCGATTATCTGAGAATGCGCCAAATAGTAATTTAGAGGAAAGAGGTTTTCATCATGAAGCAGTTGAATTTCATAAAAAAGCAACAAGCATTACAGATTATAGCGATGGAGTAAAAGCCTTCACGGGTATTCTTGCTCAAATAATCGCCGGTGATCCCCAGGTTATTATTATCGATGAGCCGGAAGCATTTCTAGCCCCCACATTATCATTCAAACTTGGAAAAGAGGTTGCATTCTCAACTACTACTTCAAATAAACGACTATTTGTTTCGACTCATAGTGCGAACTTCGTGATGGGCTGTATTCAATCAGGTGTTCCAATAAACATCGTGCGACTGACCTATCAAAACAATATCCCAACTGCCAGAACGTTACCCGAAAATGAACTCAAAAGGCTGATCCGTAATCCTTTATTTCGATCTACCGGTGTTTTAGAAGGTCTGTTTTATGAATCTGTCATTGTTACAGAAGCTGATTCTGATCGTGCTTTCTATCAGGAAATCAATGAACGCTTATTGCAATTGACTAAAGATCGTGGCATCCCCAATTGCCTGTTTCTGAATGCTCAAAATAAACAAACAGTACATCAAATAATAAAACCACTGAGGGAACTGGGAATACCAGCAGTTGGGCTAGTAGATATAGATATTCTTAAGAATGGCGGAAAAGAGTGGACTCACTTTATGAAGTGTGGCTTTATTCCCGAAGCACGCTATACAGGCTTGGGTCAAAACCGAGCAGATATTTACAAACTGTTTAAAGACACTGGTAAGTGCATGAAACGTGATGGTGGAATTGAGTTATTATCAGATGATAACAAAGAAGCAGCACGCGATTTTTTTAAACAACTGGCAGACTATGGCCTTTTTGCTGTTGAGTCTGGCGAATTAGAATCTTGGTTAAAGTACTTAGAAGTTCCTAAAAAAGGCCATGGTCCGAGTTGGTTAATTGATATTTTTGAAAGAATGGGTGAAGATCCTGAGTCCCCTGAATATGTTAAACCGGACACAAATGACGTCTGGGAATTCATGGACCAAATTGCAGCATGGTTTAAAAACCCAAAACGAAAGGGAATTCCCACTTAG
- a CDS encoding M16 family metallopeptidase, with translation MIFHKAQLDNGLQIIAELNPNAHSLAIGYFVRTGSRDETDAVSGVSHFLEHMAFKGNEKYSADDVNRIFDEIGANYNASTSEEITLFYGSFLPEYVETAMELLSTLIYPTLRQEDFDMEKKVILEEIGMYDDLHSFTAYEKVMQAHFKGHPLGRSILGSVQSITDLTAEQMREYHAKQYMAGNLTLAIAGNADWDEILELAHKLCDHWPAGKSDRPIDEAQPGTGTQTIIEKAIQQQHIMQLGPAPAAQDMLRLPAEVLSVVIGDDSNSRLYWKLVDTGLAESAEIGFNEYDGSGTWLTYLCCDPELTEDNRKLIQQIFDDVNENGITQEELDRARNKIASRLVLRSERPMGRLSSLGGNWVYRGEYFSVADDLKLLNNITLADIQKLLEKYPLGHSTTAAVGPLTSVVK, from the coding sequence GTGATATTTCATAAAGCACAATTAGACAACGGCCTGCAGATCATCGCCGAGCTGAATCCCAACGCACACAGCCTCGCCATCGGTTACTTCGTCCGTACCGGATCCCGCGATGAAACCGACGCGGTTTCCGGCGTGAGTCACTTCCTCGAACACATGGCGTTCAAAGGGAACGAAAAATATTCCGCCGACGATGTGAACCGCATCTTCGATGAGATCGGCGCGAACTACAACGCCTCCACCAGCGAAGAGATCACGCTGTTCTACGGCTCCTTTTTGCCCGAATACGTGGAGACCGCGATGGAGCTGCTCTCCACGCTGATCTACCCGACACTGCGTCAGGAAGATTTCGACATGGAGAAAAAAGTGATCCTGGAAGAGATCGGCATGTACGACGATCTGCACAGCTTCACCGCGTATGAAAAAGTGATGCAGGCCCACTTCAAAGGGCATCCGCTGGGGCGGAGCATCCTGGGTTCGGTGCAGTCCATCACCGATCTGACGGCCGAACAGATGCGCGAATACCATGCGAAGCAGTACATGGCGGGCAACCTGACGCTGGCGATTGCCGGCAATGCCGACTGGGACGAGATCCTGGAACTGGCTCACAAACTGTGTGACCACTGGCCGGCCGGCAAAAGCGACCGCCCGATTGACGAAGCACAGCCCGGCACAGGCACGCAGACAATTATCGAGAAAGCCATCCAGCAGCAGCACATCATGCAACTGGGTCCCGCGCCCGCAGCGCAGGACATGCTGCGGCTGCCGGCAGAAGTATTGTCGGTGGTCATCGGCGACGATTCCAACAGCCGCCTGTACTGGAAGCTGGTCGACACGGGCCTGGCCGAATCCGCCGAGATCGGCTTCAACGAATACGACGGCAGCGGCACCTGGCTGACCTACCTCTGCTGCGACCCCGAGCTGACCGAGGACAACCGCAAGCTGATCCAGCAGATCTTCGACGACGTGAACGAGAACGGCATCACCCAGGAAGAGCTGGACCGCGCCCGCAACAAAATCGCCTCAAGACTGGTACTAAGAAGCGAACGCCCGATGGGCCGCCTGTCGTCCTTAGGCGGCAACTGGGTCTACCGCGGCGAATACTTTTCGGTCGCCGACGACCTGAAACTCCTCAACAACATCACCCTGGCCGACATCCAGAAATTACTGGAGAAATACCCGCTGGGGCATAGTACAACCGCGGCAGTAGGGCCGCTGACGAGTGTGGTGAAGTAG
- a CDS encoding M16 family metallopeptidase yields MGKQLIQTHQFSNGLTLVAETMDDVQSAAFSILVPSGSIYDPPNRRGTASILSELITRGAGPFDSQQLSCALDDLGVQRHEGITSGHITFSGATLAGNLAETLKIYGEILKNPHLPVNQFDAARAGIAQALLSVEDDARQKALVELKRHAFPAPWGLPNDGELEHLEFITIDDVRTLYENCFHPNETIIGVAGNVDFEQVKQIIEELFGDWKTSSISEEPAMVFADENRFFTEQDTTQTHLGIAYDAVPYGHPEYYAAWAAVGILSGGMSARLFTEVREKRGLCYTVSASLSGMPGLGRVLCYAGTTSERAQETLDVTLHELTRLGDGIEESELERCKARAKSSLIMSQESTSSRASSIARDWFYLKRITTLDQINDEIQQLTTDRVLNYIHAHPAANFTVLTIGPQPLEVPSDIS; encoded by the coding sequence ATGGGTAAACAACTGATTCAAACCCATCAGTTTTCAAACGGACTGACGCTGGTCGCTGAAACCATGGACGATGTCCAGTCGGCGGCGTTCTCCATTCTGGTCCCCAGCGGCAGTATTTACGATCCCCCCAACAGGCGTGGCACCGCCAGCATCCTCTCCGAACTGATCACCCGCGGGGCCGGCCCTTTTGACAGCCAGCAGCTTTCGTGTGCTCTTGACGATCTCGGCGTCCAGCGTCACGAAGGCATCACCAGCGGACACATCACCTTCAGCGGGGCAACGCTCGCCGGCAACCTGGCGGAAACCCTCAAGATCTACGGCGAGATCCTCAAGAACCCGCATCTGCCGGTAAACCAGTTCGATGCCGCCCGCGCCGGAATCGCGCAGGCGCTGCTGTCCGTGGAAGACGATGCCCGGCAGAAAGCACTCGTCGAACTCAAGCGGCACGCCTTTCCCGCTCCCTGGGGACTGCCCAACGACGGGGAACTGGAACACCTGGAGTTCATCACCATCGACGATGTCCGCACACTCTACGAAAACTGCTTCCATCCCAACGAAACCATCATCGGCGTCGCCGGCAATGTCGACTTCGAACAGGTCAAGCAGATCATCGAAGAACTGTTCGGCGACTGGAAGACCAGCAGCATCAGCGAAGAACCTGCCATGGTCTTTGCTGACGAGAATCGGTTCTTCACCGAACAGGACACGACCCAGACGCATCTGGGCATCGCGTACGATGCCGTCCCGTACGGCCATCCCGAATATTACGCCGCCTGGGCTGCCGTCGGCATCCTGAGTGGCGGCATGAGCGCCCGGCTGTTTACCGAAGTCCGCGAGAAACGCGGGCTCTGCTACACGGTTTCCGCGTCGCTCTCCGGCATGCCGGGACTGGGCCGCGTGCTCTGTTATGCAGGCACGACGTCCGAACGGGCCCAGGAAACCCTCGACGTCACGCTGCATGAACTCACCCGGCTGGGTGACGGCATTGAAGAATCCGAACTCGAACGCTGTAAAGCCCGCGCCAAAAGTTCGCTGATCATGTCGCAGGAATCGACATCGTCCCGCGCCAGTTCGATTGCCCGCGACTGGTTCTATCTCAAACGCATTACCACACTCGACCAGATCAACGACGAAATTCAGCAGCTGACCACCGACCGCGTGTTAAATTACATCCACGCACACCCCGCAGCGAATTTCACCGTCTTAACGATCGGCCCCCAACCATTAGAGGTTCCCAGTGATATTTCATAA
- a CDS encoding mandelate racemase/muconate lactonizing enzyme family protein: MQAQNDTNAKNQISRRRFLGASFAGVAGTGMLALISNSVQAAENKAAPKHLRIERIERTTVKVPFREVPARSMARELPHWAYTEIVEVHLKSGHIGFGETLLYYTWNATSDEAVQNAQGKNAAMLMWDDDLGAGLQMALFDAVAKAAEVPVHALLGEKIYEQTPLSWWNIDTSVADMALECAEAYKQGYMSYKTKGRPWFDVWAQVEEASKVVPQNFKIDMDFNDTLLDAERALPILKDLAQYPQVDIFESPIFQDDIAGNKKLMAATDVNIAMHYGTPEPLIAIRENICDGFVIGHGASALMASGAVAAMADKPFWLQLVGTGITAAFSLHFGAVLSHAIWPAVNCHQLYKHNLLTEPIVVKDGFAQIPDKPGLGYELDRDLIETLRVKKPASRPEPPRLIETTWKDGRKMYFGNTGEVNFVLNPARDGNVPFFERGVDTRLVPNDGSKEWKELYQKANQGPFLVKG; this comes from the coding sequence GTGCAAGCACAAAACGACACGAATGCCAAGAATCAAATCTCCCGCAGAAGGTTCCTGGGAGCCAGTTTTGCCGGAGTCGCAGGGACAGGAATGCTGGCTCTGATTTCCAACTCGGTACAGGCCGCAGAAAATAAAGCAGCGCCGAAACATTTACGAATCGAACGCATCGAGCGCACCACGGTGAAAGTTCCCTTTCGGGAAGTACCCGCCCGGAGCATGGCCCGCGAACTGCCGCACTGGGCGTATACTGAAATTGTCGAAGTGCATTTAAAATCGGGGCACATCGGCTTCGGGGAAACACTGCTCTATTACACGTGGAATGCCACTTCCGACGAAGCCGTCCAGAACGCACAAGGCAAGAATGCCGCTATGTTGATGTGGGATGACGACCTCGGGGCCGGTCTGCAGATGGCGCTGTTTGATGCGGTCGCGAAAGCCGCCGAGGTGCCCGTGCATGCCTTGCTGGGTGAAAAGATTTACGAGCAGACTCCCCTCTCCTGGTGGAATATCGACACGTCTGTAGCCGACATGGCGCTGGAATGTGCCGAGGCTTACAAACAGGGCTATATGTCGTACAAAACCAAGGGCCGTCCGTGGTTCGATGTCTGGGCGCAGGTCGAAGAAGCAAGCAAGGTGGTGCCGCAGAACTTCAAAATCGACATGGACTTTAACGATACGCTGCTCGATGCAGAGCGTGCCCTGCCGATTTTGAAAGACCTGGCGCAGTACCCGCAGGTCGATATTTTTGAATCGCCGATCTTTCAGGACGACATCGCCGGAAACAAAAAGCTGATGGCGGCGACCGATGTGAACATCGCCATGCATTACGGGACTCCCGAGCCCCTGATAGCGATTCGCGAAAACATCTGCGATGGATTCGTGATCGGACACGGTGCCAGTGCGCTGATGGCATCGGGCGCAGTCGCGGCGATGGCGGACAAGCCGTTCTGGTTGCAGCTGGTTGGGACGGGAATTACCGCTGCCTTCTCGCTGCACTTTGGCGCGGTGTTGAGTCATGCGATCTGGCCGGCGGTGAATTGTCACCAGCTTTACAAACACAATCTGTTGACGGAACCGATCGTCGTGAAAGACGGATTTGCCCAAATTCCGGACAAGCCAGGGCTGGGATATGAGCTGGATCGTGATCTGATTGAAACACTCCGCGTCAAAAAACCGGCCTCCCGCCCGGAACCGCCGCGATTGATTGAAACCACATGGAAAGACGGTCGGAAGATGTATTTCGGCAATACGGGTGAAGTAAATTTCGTGCTCAACCCGGCCCGCGACGGCAATGTGCCCTTCTTCGAACGCGGCGTTGACACACGTCTGGTGCCCAATGATGGTTCTAAAGAATGGAAAGAGCTGTACCAGAAAGCGAACCAAGGGCCGTTTTTGGTCAAAGGGTGA
- a CDS encoding GNAT family N-acetyltransferase: MEIELAHARLEDTTLPEGYRWCPWELTTVDRHAVAKYHSFRSELDARVFPCLGDYEGCRKLMQDISRQRNFLPTGTWLITWDGTGKEDAVDCGTIQAIVPSRIMGAIQNVGITPEHRGLGLGRALVTKCLIGFRAAKVKRAYLEVTADNEPAINLYRSIGFRLTRTLYKPSHYVEASSL, from the coding sequence ATGGAAATCGAGTTGGCCCACGCGCGACTGGAAGACACCACGCTTCCCGAAGGCTATCGCTGGTGTCCCTGGGAACTGACTACCGTCGACCGCCACGCTGTCGCCAAGTACCACAGCTTCCGCTCTGAGCTTGATGCCCGCGTGTTTCCCTGCCTGGGCGATTATGAAGGCTGCCGCAAACTGATGCAGGATATCTCGCGTCAACGCAACTTCCTGCCGACGGGTACCTGGTTGATTACCTGGGATGGAACCGGCAAAGAAGACGCCGTCGATTGCGGCACGATTCAGGCCATCGTTCCCAGCCGCATCATGGGTGCGATTCAGAACGTCGGCATCACTCCCGAACACCGTGGCTTAGGACTGGGCAGGGCACTGGTGACGAAATGCCTGATCGGCTTCCGCGCCGCCAAAGTCAAACGTGCCTACCTCGAAGTCACCGCCGACAACGAGCCGGCCATCAACCTCTACCGCTCGATCGGTTTCCGCCTCACGCGGACCCTGTATAAACCCAGCCATTACGTGGAAGCCTCTTCTTTGTAA
- a CDS encoding aldehyde dehydrogenase family protein, producing MLEIPVIRWGKPYESFDQQEVVHFETGEPLAKVHQANAGLVKMDMRKAQRARDLLREIPISKLLEICKKAADLYMTAELPLGNGTQTPEEFCRIQSASTGMPEWMCAGNMKKVAFVLEHMDEILDSLTRGLPLDILTRGYGKEERGVMMSYQANSPVLGLVLPSNSPGVHTLWMPILPMQIGLVLKPGSSEPWTPYRMTEAFCQAGIPRECISVYPGPHDVGSTVTELCSRVMLFGGQQTIDKYKGNPNVQAHGPGFSKILLGDDVVDRWEDYLDLMVDSIYQNGGRSCINASGVWASRHTEAIADAIAKRIGPVGPTSMTDPEAPLAAFTMTGAAKAMHTQIEEGLKEPGVTEVTAKYRDGDRLIEMERCDYLRPTIVHCASTDPALANTEYMFPMASVVQCEQKDMLKKIGPTLVCTAITEDPQWSQQLLDATNIDRLNIGAVKTNALNWLQPHEGNIVEFLYRARAFQNESPAAH from the coding sequence GTGTTGGAAATACCTGTAATTCGCTGGGGAAAACCTTACGAAAGTTTCGATCAACAGGAAGTCGTTCATTTTGAAACAGGCGAGCCGTTAGCCAAAGTCCATCAGGCCAATGCGGGCCTGGTGAAAATGGACATGCGGAAAGCACAGCGGGCCCGTGATCTGCTGCGGGAAATCCCGATTTCCAAACTGCTGGAGATCTGCAAAAAAGCTGCCGACCTCTACATGACGGCGGAACTGCCGCTGGGCAACGGTACTCAGACTCCCGAGGAATTCTGCCGGATTCAGTCCGCCAGCACCGGGATGCCCGAGTGGATGTGTGCCGGCAACATGAAAAAGGTCGCGTTCGTACTGGAACACATGGATGAGATCCTGGATTCTCTGACCCGCGGCCTGCCCCTGGATATTCTCACACGGGGTTACGGCAAAGAAGAACGGGGCGTGATGATGAGCTACCAGGCCAATTCGCCGGTGCTCGGGCTGGTATTGCCTTCGAATTCACCGGGCGTACATACCCTCTGGATGCCGATCCTGCCGATGCAGATTGGCCTGGTGTTGAAACCTGGTTCGTCGGAACCATGGACACCCTATCGGATGACAGAAGCCTTCTGTCAGGCAGGCATTCCCCGTGAATGTATTTCGGTGTACCCTGGTCCGCACGATGTGGGGTCGACGGTGACCGAACTCTGTTCGCGTGTCATGCTGTTCGGTGGCCAGCAGACGATTGACAAATACAAAGGTAATCCCAACGTGCAGGCACACGGGCCCGGCTTCAGTAAGATTCTGCTGGGTGATGATGTCGTGGATCGCTGGGAGGATTATCTCGACCTGATGGTCGACAGTATTTACCAGAACGGCGGCCGGAGTTGTATTAACGCGTCCGGCGTCTGGGCCTCGCGTCACACCGAAGCCATCGCTGATGCGATTGCCAAACGGATTGGACCTGTGGGACCGACTTCGATGACCGACCCCGAAGCACCGCTGGCTGCGTTCACCATGACTGGTGCTGCCAAAGCGATGCACACGCAGATTGAAGAAGGGCTGAAAGAGCCGGGGGTCACGGAAGTCACGGCGAAATATCGAGACGGCGATCGCCTGATTGAAATGGAACGCTGTGATTACCTGCGGCCCACGATCGTACATTGTGCCAGCACTGACCCTGCCCTGGCAAATACCGAGTACATGTTTCCGATGGCGTCTGTCGTGCAATGCGAGCAGAAAGACATGCTGAAGAAAATCGGCCCGACGCTGGTCTGCACCGCGATTACCGAAGATCCGCAGTGGTCTCAACAACTGCTGGATGCGACCAATATTGATCGTCTGAATATCGGCGCGGTCAAAACAAATGCCTTGAACTGGCTGCAGCCTCACGAAGGAAATATCGTCGAGTTTCTGTACCGGGCCCGGGCATTCCAGAACGAATCGCCGGCGGCTCACTGA
- a CDS encoding YheT family hydrolase — MKSDLVFPPFVPHRLYRNRHLQTIVGQFHSRVKSPYQAEQHSCRLPDNDLLILHDDCPGNWQPGDRVVILLHGLSGCHRSSYMIRLAHKLNVRGVRVFRMDLRGCGAGTGLAKSPYHAGSFLDLQIALERIEQMCPRSPIGIAGFSLGGTITLNYLGRTSETSDLVDRAIVLNPPMQLSESVRVFGKPLFGRYQRHFVTNLIKHVRKSYQYKNHTHKISGANYPKTLLEFDNQFTAPMAGFESAEDYYSRCSPTEVLSHINVPTLIISSQDDPLVPAFTYQEVIDQLEHHDKVTLYLTEHGGHLGFIGGPSSDPDPRWSDWRIIDWLLTESPEGLASQVRNLASDPVEQSA, encoded by the coding sequence ATGAAGAGTGATTTGGTTTTTCCGCCGTTTGTTCCGCATCGACTCTATCGAAACCGGCATCTGCAGACGATTGTCGGGCAGTTTCATTCGCGCGTGAAATCACCCTATCAGGCCGAGCAGCACAGCTGTCGACTGCCTGATAACGACCTGCTGATTCTGCACGATGACTGTCCGGGCAACTGGCAACCTGGTGACCGGGTAGTGATACTGTTGCACGGACTTTCGGGCTGTCACCGCAGTTCCTACATGATCCGCCTGGCACACAAGTTGAATGTCAGGGGAGTACGGGTTTTTCGCATGGACCTGCGTGGCTGTGGAGCAGGCACCGGTCTGGCCAAGTCTCCCTACCATGCAGGCAGTTTTCTGGATCTGCAGATTGCACTGGAACGGATCGAACAGATGTGCCCGCGTTCCCCCATCGGGATTGCGGGGTTCTCACTGGGCGGCACGATCACCCTCAACTACCTGGGACGTACCTCGGAAACGTCTGACCTGGTCGACCGGGCCATCGTTCTCAATCCCCCGATGCAGCTGTCTGAAAGCGTCAGGGTGTTTGGAAAACCATTATTTGGCCGTTATCAGCGACACTTCGTCACGAATCTGATCAAACACGTCCGCAAGTCATACCAGTACAAAAACCACACCCATAAAATTTCCGGGGCCAATTATCCCAAAACCCTGCTGGAGTTTGATAATCAATTCACAGCTCCCATGGCTGGTTTTGAATCGGCAGAAGATTACTACTCGCGTTGCAGTCCGACGGAAGTCCTCTCGCATATCAATGTACCGACGCTGATCATTTCATCGCAGGATGATCCGCTCGTACCCGCCTTCACATATCAGGAAGTCATTGACCAACTGGAACACCACGACAAAGTCACCCTGTACCTGACAGAGCATGGGGGGCACCTGGGATTTATCGGCGGACCATCCAGTGACCCAGATCCCCGCTGGTCAGACTGGCGAATCATCGACTGGCTGCTGACCGAGTCCCCGGAGGGACTGGCCAGTCAGGTTCGTAATCTAGCGAGTGACCCGGTTGAGCAATCCGCCTGA
- a CDS encoding SDR family oxidoreductase codes for MPGLENKNIVVTGGGTGIGEACALSLAQAGANVVVGGRRQAPLEAVSAQAEGKIGFHTIDVADRESVSAFFDWANEKLGQIDILVHCAGINCRDRSMEVVSGEDWDKLMTVNATGAFNCMQAVLPQMRDRQDGLIVNICSVSGIRAGLLGGVAYNASKFAMAALGTTVAQEEKDRGVRISTIYPGEVETPILDERPVPVSKEHRAKILQPEDVAAAVNMICQLPPRAHVSDLTIKPTTAAFV; via the coding sequence ATGCCTGGATTAGAAAACAAAAATATTGTTGTGACCGGTGGAGGTACCGGAATTGGAGAAGCCTGTGCTCTGAGTCTGGCACAGGCCGGCGCCAATGTGGTTGTCGGTGGCAGGCGGCAGGCACCACTCGAAGCTGTTTCCGCTCAGGCCGAAGGGAAAATCGGTTTCCATACCATTGATGTCGCAGATCGCGAAAGTGTCTCCGCCTTTTTTGACTGGGCAAACGAGAAGCTGGGACAAATTGATATCCTCGTGCACTGCGCAGGCATTAACTGTCGTGACCGCTCCATGGAAGTGGTTTCCGGAGAAGACTGGGACAAGCTGATGACCGTAAACGCCACGGGCGCATTCAACTGTATGCAGGCGGTACTGCCCCAAATGCGGGATCGTCAGGACGGGCTGATTGTAAACATCTGTTCCGTATCTGGAATTCGGGCTGGCCTGCTGGGCGGAGTTGCCTATAATGCCTCGAAGTTTGCGATGGCCGCGCTGGGAACCACTGTTGCTCAGGAAGAGAAAGATCGGGGAGTCCGAATTTCAACGATTTATCCCGGGGAAGTAGAAACCCCTATCCTGGACGAGCGTCCGGTTCCCGTCAGCAAGGAACATCGTGCGAAAATTTTACAGCCGGAAGATGTTGCCGCTGCAGTGAATATGATTTGTCAGCTACCTCCACGTGCTCATGTTTCTGATTTGACAATTAAGCCTACCACAGCTGCGTTCGTCTGA
- a CDS encoding DUF2784 domain-containing protein produces the protein MDFHDTQFLYRLTADFTVILHFSFVMFVLLGQIMITIGAFAGWGWVRNFKFRIIHLVSILFVVFESVAGIVCPLTTLEKWLRTQAGEASYQGDFIANWVHEVLFIDAGTVEPWVFTVCYSLFGLIVLLSFFFAPPRRISKTPAAEEV, from the coding sequence ATGGATTTCCACGATACTCAGTTTCTCTATCGACTCACAGCTGATTTCACGGTGATACTCCATTTCTCCTTCGTCATGTTTGTGCTGCTGGGACAGATCATGATTACCATCGGTGCGTTTGCCGGGTGGGGCTGGGTCCGCAATTTCAAATTCCGTATTATCCATCTGGTTTCAATCCTATTCGTTGTATTTGAATCAGTGGCAGGTATTGTCTGCCCGCTGACTACGCTGGAAAAGTGGTTACGAACACAGGCCGGAGAAGCCAGTTACCAGGGCGATTTCATCGCGAACTGGGTCCATGAAGTGCTGTTTATTGATGCGGGAACTGTTGAACCCTGGGTCTTCACAGTCTGCTATTCTCTGTTTGGTCTGATTGTTCTGCTCTCATTTTTCTTCGCGCCGCCCCGACGCATTTCTAAGACGCCCGCAGCCGAAGAAGTCTGA
- a CDS encoding sensor histidine kinase: MSSTRHQQLDEDEQTPPTVAEVPARTGNRSALQLMRKVRRGRLRLPITLSVVLMVLNVALMVFWIILAAQIYWWTALTIGTVVFVLILVGLSLYLVLTIKEVRLSQRQSDFIDSVTHELKTPIATLRLYLETLQMRSLAEEQRSEFYSTMKTELERLDHLISQLLEVKRLDALGMESDPEDILLEPLIRHCARVECNRRQFEVEQIFEFDIEPAVIHTRRILLEMIFRNVIDNAIKYGASEPQILVQVRVSKGGRVIARVMDNGEGVDPEIRKDIFKIFYRGESELERRKTGTGLGLYIVRTLVHLLGGKVTVHDRLDQPGSVFAIDLPGRAET; encoded by the coding sequence ATGTCATCGACCAGGCATCAACAACTGGATGAAGATGAGCAAACCCCGCCAACTGTCGCGGAGGTGCCAGCGCGTACCGGCAATCGGTCTGCTTTACAACTGATGCGTAAAGTTCGCCGGGGGCGCTTACGTCTGCCGATCACATTGAGTGTCGTACTGATGGTGCTGAATGTTGCTCTGATGGTGTTCTGGATCATCCTGGCAGCCCAGATTTACTGGTGGACGGCCCTGACCATTGGTACGGTTGTGTTTGTTCTGATTCTGGTCGGACTTTCACTGTATCTGGTACTGACGATCAAGGAGGTGCGGCTCAGTCAGCGGCAGTCTGATTTTATTGACAGTGTCACGCACGAGTTGAAAACGCCGATCGCAACACTCCGTTTGTACCTGGAGACGCTGCAGATGCGCTCGTTAGCGGAAGAGCAGCGCAGCGAATTTTACTCGACGATGAAAACAGAACTCGAACGCCTCGATCACCTGATTTCCCAGCTGCTGGAGGTCAAACGCCTGGATGCGCTGGGCATGGAGAGTGACCCTGAAGATATCCTGCTGGAGCCGCTGATTCGACATTGCGCGCGTGTGGAATGTAATCGGCGGCAGTTTGAAGTGGAGCAGATCTTTGAGTTTGATATCGAGCCGGCAGTGATCCATACCCGACGGATTTTACTGGAAATGATCTTTCGCAATGTAATTGACAATGCCATCAAGTATGGAGCCAGCGAACCGCAGATCCTGGTTCAGGTTCGTGTGAGTAAAGGGGGACGCGTTATTGCGCGCGTGATGGATAACGGTGAAGGCGTCGATCCTGAAATCCGAAAGGACATTTTTAAGATTTTCTATCGCGGAGAAAGTGAACTGGAACGACGGAAAACGGGAACCGGACTGGGGCTGTACATTGTACGGACCCTGGTGCATCTGCTGGGAGGAAAAGTCACGGTGCACGATCGACTGGATCAGCCCGGCAGCGTGTTTGCCATCGATTTGCCAGGGAGAGCTGAAACATGA